The following proteins come from a genomic window of Dysgonomonadaceae bacterium PH5-43:
- a CDS encoding hypothetical protein (product_source=Hypo-rule applied; cath_funfam=2.170.120.20; pfam=PF16316; transmembrane_helix_parts=Outside_1_34,TMhelix_35_54,Inside_55_66,TMhelix_67_84,Outside_85_87,TMhelix_88_105,Inside_106_111,TMhelix_112_134,Outside_135_137,TMhelix_138_155,Inside_156_235), which translates to MTQADYDPTIVQEFTQALAEKGPSFMGVSLYDPNILLMLLIRFAANLLVCWIIIQFFYYRKSVRKDYYFTFMLFSCTIFLLLFILQNLSMEFGFALGLFCIFGMIRYRTETVAIREMTYLFVIIGISAVNGLSMDVDYTTLTVANLLFIAIIWVLESNKFVKHTSTKIVLYEKIALVKPDKHAELIADLKDRTGLDVTKVEVGHIDFLRDVAFLKVYYKVNSDEINTIDTITRFS; encoded by the coding sequence ATGACTCAAGCAGATTACGATCCTACTATTGTTCAGGAATTCACTCAGGCTTTAGCCGAAAAAGGACCTTCGTTTATGGGGGTATCTCTTTATGACCCAAATATCTTGTTAATGCTATTAATAAGATTTGCCGCTAACTTGTTAGTGTGTTGGATAATCATTCAGTTCTTCTATTACAGAAAGAGTGTAAGAAAAGATTACTACTTCACTTTTATGTTGTTTAGTTGTACCATCTTCTTACTTCTATTCATTCTTCAAAACCTTTCGATGGAGTTTGGCTTCGCATTAGGGCTATTCTGTATCTTCGGAATGATAAGGTATCGAACCGAAACGGTCGCCATTAGAGAAATGACTTATTTATTTGTGATAATAGGTATCTCGGCAGTGAATGGTTTGTCGATGGACGTAGACTACACTACATTAACTGTGGCTAACTTACTATTCATAGCTATAATATGGGTATTAGAAAGTAATAAGTTTGTAAAACACACTTCAACTAAGATAGTTCTTTACGAGAAGATAGCATTAGTAAAGCCCGACAAACACGCCGAACTTATTGCCGACTTGAAAGATAGAACTGGATTAGATGTAACCAAAGTTGAAGTTGGACATATAGACTTCCTTCGTGATGTAGCTTTCTTGAAGGTATATTACAAAGTAAACAGCGACGAAATAAATACAATAGATACTATTACTCGCTTTTCTTAA
- a CDS encoding hypothetical protein (product_source=Hypo-rule applied; superfamily=51126), which translates to MRYIYILLLPIVFVLASILYSCDDGFENYSTNPNKRLTFSTDTIAFDTIISTINTPFKSFKVYNKNSENLLISSVYLEGGSNSVFKINVNGKAGQDISNIEIKKNDSIYVFIDAKPIENNTNEPKHISDNIVFTTNGVNQKVIIEASAQDVYVCNGMIINTDSTLLNNKPYLIYDSLVVDKNVTLNITEGTVFYMHGGSKIKIDGTLKAKGSLEKPIVIRADRFDSMVNIPYDLIPGQWGGITFGEDSYNNELEHTHIRNGYYGLNFKESETSSIKASLNNVVLTNFKGYLINSVNCNINAENCEFTNSQKTLLNLIGGNYNFTHCTIANHYFSSNEYGWGTSDNQTVFLSNKHITEIDSKTDSVFYPLEANFFNSLVWGTKDKTSSRITIYESDKANLSYFFENCLIPNGENDNPDSPEASVVNCVIGENPEFNALLIDKDNKVTFKYDFSLTEKSPARSKANKAIANTLPLDIKGNSRLTDENPDIGANEYIETANTEP; encoded by the coding sequence ATGCGCTATATATATATATTATTACTTCCCATTGTATTTGTTTTGGCTTCCATCTTGTATTCGTGCGACGATGGGTTTGAAAACTATTCTACAAACCCTAATAAAAGACTTACTTTCTCAACCGATACAATAGCTTTCGACACAATTATTTCTACAATAAATACTCCTTTCAAATCTTTCAAGGTGTATAATAAGAACTCAGAAAACTTACTTATATCTTCCGTTTACTTAGAGGGAGGAAGTAATAGTGTTTTTAAGATAAATGTAAATGGGAAGGCAGGGCAGGATATCAGTAATATAGAGATTAAAAAGAACGACAGTATATATGTGTTTATTGATGCAAAACCAATAGAAAACAACACCAACGAACCCAAACACATTTCCGACAACATTGTGTTTACCACCAATGGCGTTAATCAGAAAGTTATTATAGAAGCGTCGGCACAAGATGTTTACGTATGCAATGGTATGATTATAAACACAGACTCTACTCTGCTTAACAACAAGCCTTATCTGATTTACGATAGTCTGGTTGTTGATAAAAATGTTACCCTAAACATCACTGAAGGAACGGTATTTTATATGCACGGCGGTTCTAAAATAAAAATAGACGGTACGCTAAAGGCTAAAGGAAGTTTAGAGAAGCCGATTGTTATAAGAGCCGACAGATTCGACAGTATGGTAAATATTCCGTACGACCTAATACCTGGTCAATGGGGCGGCATCACTTTCGGCGAAGACAGCTACAATAATGAACTTGAACACACTCATATTCGCAATGGCTATTACGGATTAAACTTTAAAGAGTCGGAGACTTCTTCAATTAAAGCGTCTTTGAATAATGTTGTTCTTACTAACTTCAAAGGCTATCTTATTAATTCTGTCAACTGCAATATAAACGCTGAGAATTGCGAGTTTACTAATTCTCAAAAAACCTTGCTGAATTTAATAGGAGGAAACTACAACTTTACTCATTGCACTATAGCTAACCATTACTTCAGTAGCAACGAATACGGCTGGGGCACTTCTGACAATCAAACCGTATTCTTAAGTAATAAGCATATTACAGAGATAGATTCGAAGACCGACTCTGTTTTCTATCCTTTAGAAGCGAATTTCTTTAATAGTTTGGTTTGGGGAACTAAAGATAAAACTTCGTCCCGAATAACTATCTATGAGAGCGACAAGGCTAATCTGTCTTATTTCTTTGAAAATTGCTTGATACCTAACGGAGAGAACGACAACCCCGACAGCCCCGAAGCGAGTGTTGTTAATTGTGTGATAGGAGAAAACCCAGAGTTTAATGCTTTGTTAATCGACAAAGACAACAAAGTAACATTTAAATACGACTTTTCTCTTACCGAGAAGTCGCCAGCTCGAAGCAAAGCCAATAAAGCGATAGCAAATACTTTACCTTTAGACATCAAAGGAAATAGCAGACTTACAGATGAAAATCCCGACATAGGGGCAAATGAATACATCGAAACTGCTAACACAGAACCATAA
- a CDS encoding hypothetical protein (product_source=Hypo-rule applied): MEVFHGGYSPVASPEIREGKYAKFKHPTHQINLCTPAALECLTFITSEEVEK; this comes from the coding sequence ATGGAAGTTTTTCACGGAGGATATAGTCCCGTTGCGAGTCCTGAAATCAGGGAAGGAAAGTATGCCAAATTCAAACACCCAACGCATCAGATAAATTTGTGTACTCCAGCAGCATTAGAATGTTTAACCTTTATAACAAGCGAGGAGGTAGAGAAATGA
- a CDS encoding hypothetical protein (product_source=Hypo-rule applied; cath_funfam=3.30.1250.10; superfamily=47266): MKQVFSNRETNYIKPRNGSFQSMKWIMSMKQKAKRLEVGCFANVVMKLKFYRTAIQNNRKKRSLVKISK; encoded by the coding sequence ATGAAACAAGTGTTTTCAAACCGAGAAACGAATTATATCAAACCGCGAAACGGATCGTTTCAAAGTATGAAATGGATTATGTCTATGAAACAAAAAGCGAAACGGCTTGAAGTAGGCTGTTTCGCTAATGTTGTTATGAAGTTAAAGTTTTACCGGACAGCAATACAAAATAATAGAAAAAAGAGAAGTCTTGTGAAAATAAGTAAGTAG
- a CDS encoding hypothetical protein (product_source=Hypo-rule applied; cleavage_site_network=SignalP-noTM; pfam=PF10677; smart=SM00869; superfamily=56925) — MNKRHTILLIIIFSFCASIANAQKDTDLGASLSFEADKELSRFFRLSFEEEIRLVNSNRYGFDRSATALGLDYSFLEKKAKVGVAYSFLYLYNSDYLFESRHRFYVNLSYKEDVGSFTLSWRGRFQGTVRDENRGSYNVNPKYVLRNRFQAEYNFWKSRWTPFVSCEITNPVNDSRYDLSRLRFQGGTEYRLYRNTYLSGYVRYDVNYEKADNNRLSVGFTYRIKL; from the coding sequence ATGAATAAAAGACACACCATATTATTAATTATAATCTTTTCTTTTTGCGCTTCCATTGCGAATGCTCAGAAGGATACCGACTTGGGGGCTTCTCTATCGTTTGAAGCCGATAAGGAACTAAGCCGCTTCTTCAGACTCTCTTTTGAAGAGGAGATACGTTTAGTGAATAGTAATAGATATGGTTTCGACAGAAGTGCTACGGCATTGGGTCTCGATTATTCGTTCTTAGAGAAAAAGGCTAAAGTAGGTGTGGCGTATTCGTTTCTGTATTTATACAATAGCGACTATTTGTTTGAGTCTCGTCATCGTTTCTATGTAAATCTGTCTTACAAAGAAGATGTTGGTAGTTTTACTCTTTCTTGGAGAGGACGTTTTCAAGGAACAGTGCGCGACGAAAACAGAGGTAGTTACAATGTAAATCCTAAATATGTTTTAAGGAACCGCTTTCAAGCCGAATATAACTTTTGGAAATCTCGCTGGACTCCCTTTGTTTCTTGCGAAATAACTAATCCTGTTAATGATTCTCGTTACGATCTTTCTCGTTTGCGTTTCCAAGGAGGAACGGAATACAGATTATATCGCAATACTTACTTAAGCGGATATGTTCGTTACGATGTTAATTACGAAAAGGCGGACAATAATCGCCTATCGGTAGGGTTTACTTATAGAATAAAGTTGTAA
- a CDS encoding putative extracellular nuclease (product_source=COG2374; cath_funfam=3.60.10.10; cleavage_site_network=SignalP-noTM; cog=COG2374; pfam=PF19580; superfamily=56219) has protein sequence MKPNLYLIILFLLFTSSSIAQNEDFRVMFYNVENLFDTKDNPDKQDDEFTPNGLRRWTNSRFYTKINNLSKVITSAGEWSFPALIGLCEVENDSVLIKLTKHSPIRNAKYNYIITNSPDARGINTALLYQCHQFKYLYHNAIQVSFPDNREKKTRDILYVTGLIKTSDTLDVFVCHFPSRRGGHQQTENDRMYVSSILKQKIDSLFALRDNANIIVLGDFNDQPSDKSMLLLCESQMYNPFRALQQESKVGSYKYQGEWNFLDQILVSTTLLDADKRFHIKTNSARIFQADFLLTPDKTNGGLRPKKSFHGYKHEKGFSDHLPILIDFEVR, from the coding sequence ATGAAACCAAACCTATACTTAATCATTCTTTTTCTTTTGTTTACGTCTTCATCTATAGCTCAGAACGAAGACTTTAGAGTGATGTTTTATAATGTGGAAAATCTCTTCGACACTAAGGATAACCCAGACAAGCAAGACGATGAATTTACTCCCAATGGCTTGAGACGGTGGACTAACAGTCGCTTCTACACAAAGATTAACAACTTATCTAAAGTAATTACTTCGGCAGGTGAATGGAGTTTCCCGGCTTTGATTGGTTTATGTGAGGTAGAAAACGACAGCGTGCTTATTAAGCTAACTAAGCACTCTCCTATTCGCAATGCAAAATACAATTATATTATAACAAACTCGCCAGATGCCAGAGGTATCAACACTGCCCTGCTTTACCAGTGTCATCAATTCAAGTATCTTTATCACAATGCCATACAAGTATCTTTCCCTGATAACAGAGAGAAGAAAACCCGAGACATTCTCTATGTTACAGGATTGATAAAGACTTCCGATACTTTAGATGTGTTTGTTTGCCATTTCCCCTCACGAAGAGGAGGACACCAGCAAACCGAAAACGATAGAATGTATGTTTCTTCTATCTTAAAACAAAAGATTGATAGCTTGTTTGCACTAAGAGACAATGCAAATATTATTGTGTTGGGCGACTTTAACGACCAGCCTTCCGACAAGAGTATGCTTTTGTTATGCGAATCGCAGATGTATAATCCCTTTCGCGCACTACAGCAAGAAAGTAAAGTTGGGAGCTATAAATATCAAGGTGAGTGGAACTTCTTAGATCAAATTCTGGTTTCGACTACTCTATTAGACGCGGATAAAAGATTCCACATCAAAACAAACTCCGCTCGCATCTTTCAGGCAGATTTCCTTCTTACTCCCGACAAAACCAACGGTGGTTTACGACCTAAAAAATCCTTTCACGGCTACAAGCACGAGAAAGGATTTAGTGATCATTTGCCTATATTGATAGACTTTGAAGTAAGATAG
- a CDS encoding glycosyltransferase involved in cell wall biosynthesis (product_source=COG0463; cog=COG0463; superfamily=53448) — protein MNIRVVIPCYNEPTMLSTIESLLLCNKEDIHIEVIVVVNSYLISSSEIIKQNQNTYTQLKSVAQANNSSTFYITPLYIDNIPGHQTGAGLPRKIGMDKAVNDFYEENNPEGIIVSLDADTTVELNYFEEIYYNFKKYNLKSATIEYHHPTEHLPENDKLRIATEAYEEYLRYYRAALEYAGYPYAYYTIGSAFAVTAKTYKQVGGMGKQQAGEDFYFLQKVFPLGKTKFINTTKVYPAARISDRVPFGTGPAIAKMLEENQLYKLTYQVKAFEELKQLFDLLDSFFKQTSEDVVMQCKILPKHLQAFLLEDDFFSKVEEINQHTSSVNNFKKRFFNYFNAFKILKYLNAVHPNPYQLTQVKEQISLILPIL, from the coding sequence ATGAATATAAGAGTTGTTATACCTTGCTACAATGAGCCAACAATGTTGTCTACTATTGAAAGTCTTCTGCTATGTAATAAAGAGGATATACATATAGAGGTTATTGTTGTTGTCAACTCTTATCTTATTTCTTCATCTGAAATAATAAAACAAAACCAAAACACTTACACACAATTAAAGAGTGTTGCGCAAGCAAATAATAGCTCTACGTTTTACATTACACCTTTATATATAGATAATATACCAGGACATCAAACCGGGGCAGGGCTTCCTCGAAAGATAGGAATGGATAAAGCGGTTAATGATTTTTATGAAGAAAATAATCCGGAAGGAATTATCGTAAGTCTTGATGCCGATACAACAGTAGAGTTAAACTATTTCGAAGAGATATATTACAACTTTAAGAAATATAATCTAAAGTCGGCAACAATAGAGTATCATCACCCTACCGAACATCTTCCAGAAAATGATAAGCTAAGAATAGCTACCGAAGCCTACGAAGAATATCTTAGATATTATCGTGCCGCATTAGAATATGCAGGTTATCCTTATGCTTACTATACTATAGGCTCGGCATTTGCAGTAACGGCAAAAACTTACAAACAGGTGGGAGGTATGGGAAAGCAACAAGCTGGCGAGGATTTTTACTTTCTACAAAAAGTATTTCCTTTAGGTAAAACAAAGTTTATAAACACAACTAAGGTTTATCCTGCGGCTCGCATATCAGATAGAGTTCCCTTTGGTACAGGTCCGGCAATAGCAAAAATGTTAGAAGAAAATCAATTATATAAACTTACCTATCAAGTTAAAGCTTTCGAAGAGCTGAAACAATTGTTTGACTTACTCGATTCGTTTTTCAAACAGACTTCCGAAGATGTTGTTATGCAGTGCAAAATATTGCCAAAGCATCTTCAAGCCTTTTTGTTGGAAGACGATTTCTTTTCTAAAGTAGAAGAAATAAATCAACATACCTCATCTGTAAATAATTTTAAGAAACGCTTCTTTAATTACTTCAACGCATTTAAGATACTTAAATATCTTAATGCCGTACACCCAAACCCTTACCAGTTAACGCAAGTGAAAGAACAAATAAGTCTTATCTTGCCCATTTTATAA
- a CDS encoding cytochrome c-type biogenesis protein CcmE (product_source=COG2332; cog=COG2332; superfamily=47240; transmembrane_helix_parts=Outside_1_3,TMhelix_4_26,Inside_27_78), protein MKTIAVVLILSFILLTASMLLLGINVFFTKKRKFPNTHVSGNKALRDKGIHCATTQDREERKKKNLFELMDKQTNAQI, encoded by the coding sequence GTGAAAACAATAGCTGTAGTACTTATATTATCTTTTATACTTCTAACTGCAAGTATGTTGCTCTTAGGAATTAATGTTTTCTTCACAAAGAAGAGGAAGTTTCCTAACACTCACGTTAGTGGAAATAAAGCGTTACGAGATAAAGGTATTCACTGCGCAACAACTCAAGATAGAGAGGAAAGAAAGAAAAAGAATCTCTTTGAGTTAATGGACAAACAAACTAATGCTCAAATATAA
- a CDS encoding dipeptidase D (product_source=KO:K01270; cath_funfam=3.40.630.10; cog=COG2195; ko=KO:K01270; pfam=PF01546,PF07687; superfamily=53187; tigrfam=TIGR01893): protein MEVKDIKPVALWSLFDKVTKIPRPSKKEGKIVDFLIKFAQEHNLEVEKDEALNVIIKKPATKGRENYKTIILQSHVDMVCEKNNDVDFDFDSDPIQTYIDGDWVKAKGTTLGADDGIGIAASLAILASDEIEHGPLVALFTTDEETGLNGANNISPKFLDGDILINLDNEDWGEFCIGCAGGKNTLGIFSYEITQAPEGYFWFEFTVSNLKGGHSGSDIHKELGNANKILARYLYSLMKETNIVLSGIDGGNLHNAIAREARVRAGIPSSHKERAIILLNILQADLEVELPMEDRAVKLSISSTEAPQCCIDNETGHKLILTLYALPHGVMGWNFDMPGTVETSTNLASVKMRGDDKIVVTTSQRSSTASAKNNTADMITAAFLLGGAEAYSTDGYPGWKPNADSPILKVFNNVYKELESKEPHIVSIHAGLECGLFLEKNPKLDAISCGPTITGAHSPDEKMQISSVEKWWNFLIKILSSEGLTH, encoded by the coding sequence ATGGAAGTTAAAGATATAAAGCCTGTTGCATTATGGTCGTTGTTCGACAAAGTAACTAAAATTCCTCGTCCTTCTAAGAAAGAAGGTAAGATAGTCGATTTCTTAATAAAGTTTGCTCAAGAGCATAATTTAGAAGTCGAGAAAGACGAAGCTCTTAATGTTATTATTAAGAAACCAGCAACCAAAGGCAGAGAGAATTATAAAACAATAATCTTACAATCGCACGTTGATATGGTTTGTGAGAAAAACAATGATGTTGACTTTGATTTTGACTCTGATCCTATTCAAACATACATTGATGGAGATTGGGTTAAAGCAAAAGGGACTACTCTTGGTGCAGATGATGGCATAGGCATTGCTGCTTCGTTAGCAATATTAGCTTCTGACGAAATAGAACACGGACCTTTAGTTGCTTTATTTACAACCGATGAAGAAACCGGACTTAATGGAGCAAACAATATTTCGCCTAAGTTTTTAGATGGAGATATTCTTATAAATTTAGACAATGAAGATTGGGGAGAGTTCTGTATTGGCTGCGCTGGAGGCAAAAACACTTTGGGGATTTTCTCTTACGAAATAACTCAGGCTCCTGAAGGATATTTCTGGTTCGAGTTTACTGTTTCAAATCTAAAAGGAGGACATTCGGGAAGCGATATTCATAAAGAGTTAGGTAATGCTAATAAAATTCTGGCACGCTATTTATATTCTTTGATGAAAGAAACTAATATTGTTTTATCTGGTATCGATGGAGGAAATCTTCACAATGCTATTGCTCGCGAAGCGCGCGTTAGAGCAGGCATTCCGTCTTCTCATAAAGAAAGAGCTATTATTTTGTTAAACATTTTACAAGCCGATTTAGAAGTTGAACTTCCTATGGAAGATAGAGCAGTAAAATTAAGCATTTCATCTACTGAGGCTCCTCAATGTTGCATTGATAACGAAACAGGACACAAACTTATTCTTACCCTTTACGCTCTTCCTCACGGAGTAATGGGTTGGAACTTCGATATGCCTGGTACTGTAGAAACATCTACAAACCTTGCTTCGGTAAAAATGAGAGGAGATGATAAGATAGTAGTTACTACAAGTCAGCGAAGTTCTACCGCCTCTGCCAAGAACAATACCGCCGATATGATAACTGCCGCATTTTTATTAGGAGGAGCAGAAGCCTACTCTACAGATGGCTATCCGGGCTGGAAACCTAACGCCGACTCTCCTATTCTAAAGGTGTTTAATAATGTGTATAAAGAGTTGGAAAGCAAAGAACCTCACATCGTTTCGATACACGCGGGTTTGGAATGTGGTTTATTCTTAGAGAAAAATCCTAAATTAGACGCCATCTCTTGCGGACCAACAATTACCGGGGCGCACTCGCCCGACGAGAAGATGCAAATTTCTTCAGTCGAAAAATGGTGGAACTTCTTGATAAAGATTTTAAGTAGCGAAGGGTTAACACATTAA
- a CDS encoding hypothetical protein (product_source=Hypo-rule applied): MFNLYNKRGGREMIGREKKEYNDLFFVCSLIEYIGRKTKNHRNVVVNAIGKEKLQHLYDLADVYHSENIDKLSDELTAEYAIEKGQFDNVAAGKYAIPTHWDIGKVYKRLIVDVAEKQNKEPIDALVEVYNSWLSPKIEDFNSSLYYESPGYLYASYSEGEVL; encoded by the coding sequence ATGTTTAACCTTTATAACAAGCGAGGAGGTAGAGAAATGATAGGAAGAGAAAAGAAAGAATATAATGACCTTTTCTTTGTTTGCAGTCTGATAGAGTATATTGGACGTAAAACAAAAAATCATCGCAATGTAGTTGTTAATGCAATAGGTAAAGAGAAGTTGCAGCATTTATACGATTTGGCTGATGTGTATCATAGCGAGAATATAGATAAATTAAGCGATGAGTTAACAGCAGAATATGCCATAGAAAAAGGGCAGTTCGATAATGTTGCGGCAGGGAAATATGCTATCCCCACTCATTGGGATATTGGCAAGGTGTACAAACGCTTAATCGTTGATGTTGCCGAAAAACAAAACAAGGAACCGATTGATGCTCTTGTGGAAGTGTATAACTCGTGGCTCTCTCCTAAAATAGAAGATTTTAATAGTAGCCTTTACTACGAAAGCCCTGGTTACTTATACGCATCATACAGCGAAGGTGAAGTTTTGTAA
- a CDS encoding outer membrane protein (product_source=KO:K06142; cath_funfam=1.10.287.380; cog=COG2825; ko=KO:K06142; pfam=PF03938; smart=SM00935; superfamily=111384), with translation MTNVKKIFGGIFTMAALLLFTQCENKETQTVSETVKFNDTIPCRLPIAYVDQDSLLYHFDLYNSMQRSLENKYNKYQNSLSSEAKKFQDEVNLFQQKLQNNAFLTQDRFSQEETRLQRMQQDLEKKNYQIQQDMALEYKVMEMQLADSVRLGMKEYNNPQKYQLILAKHSGLLVFYADDQYDITNEVIEFFNKRFKVEK, from the coding sequence ATGACAAACGTAAAGAAAATCTTCGGTGGGATTTTTACAATGGCAGCGTTATTGCTGTTTACACAATGTGAAAATAAAGAAACTCAAACTGTTTCCGAAACAGTTAAATTTAACGATACAATCCCTTGTCGTTTACCTATTGCATACGTAGATCAAGATTCGTTATTGTATCACTTCGATTTGTATAATAGTATGCAAAGAAGTTTGGAGAATAAGTACAATAAATACCAAAACTCGCTAAGTTCAGAGGCTAAGAAGTTTCAAGACGAGGTAAATCTATTTCAACAAAAACTTCAAAACAATGCTTTCCTTACTCAGGATAGATTCAGTCAAGAAGAGACTCGACTTCAAAGAATGCAACAAGATTTAGAAAAGAAAAATTATCAGATACAACAGGATATGGCACTTGAATATAAGGTTATGGAAATGCAACTTGCCGATTCTGTGAGATTAGGTATGAAGGAATATAATAACCCTCAAAAGTATCAACTTATATTGGCTAAGCATAGCGGACTTTTAGTGTTTTATGCCGACGATCAATATGATATAACTAACGAAGTAATTGAGTTTTTCAATAAACGCTTTAAAGTCGAAAAGTAA
- a CDS encoding O-antigen/teichoic acid export membrane protein (product_source=COG2244; cog=COG2244; pfam=PF13440; transmembrane_helix_parts=Inside_1_19,TMhelix_20_42,Outside_43_51,TMhelix_52_74,Inside_75_86,TMhelix_87_109,Outside_110_123,TMhelix_124_146,Inside_147_230,TMhelix_231_250,Outside_251_254,TMhelix_255_277,Inside_278_303,TMhelix_304_326,Outside_327_340,TMhelix_341_363,Inside_364_369,TMhelix_370_392,Outside_393_395,TMhelix_396_418,Inside_419_426), with protein sequence MSKWNNFKTKYSSEFFKHSATLLSSNVVSQIISFAVYPVLTRLYNPDIFGNFVWLVSVSSILTILFTGRYELAIVLPKSKKKAMSLFQLAFIINISFFVISFILFALGGNRFAVFLEEESLTSLLPLVPVFAFLGASWQILNHFFIREKRYYNISSYNVVQSITNASVKCFLGIKGFVKTGLIIGQLSAQFLALTISVLLGQKAFKGFFSIDRSLIKEVAKEYSNFPKFSLPHGLLNILNLPVLILPFYFDMELVGLFSLAITIGQSPVVLLGGSAYQTLLQRISKKVQTLQNIKTDCIKFCKTCSFVLVPLLILFMFIPEGVFTWAFGAEWSGIGLVFKLIAPWLFVRLLVNALSFIPDIFFKQKTTMIIEVFFVLSRIGVLFVGVYFNSFILSVALFCILSFAVILGKLIWYFYLIGKYELSLK encoded by the coding sequence ATGAGCAAGTGGAATAACTTCAAAACAAAATACTCTTCAGAATTTTTCAAACATTCTGCTACATTGTTGTCGTCGAATGTGGTTTCGCAGATTATATCTTTTGCTGTTTACCCAGTGTTAACGCGACTTTACAATCCTGATATTTTTGGTAACTTTGTTTGGCTTGTTAGTGTGTCAAGTATACTAACGATTCTATTTACTGGTAGATATGAATTAGCTATAGTTTTACCCAAGTCGAAAAAAAAAGCAATGTCGTTATTTCAACTTGCATTTATTATAAACATATCCTTTTTTGTAATTTCTTTTATCTTGTTTGCTTTAGGCGGAAATAGATTTGCGGTGTTTTTAGAGGAGGAGAGTTTGACATCTTTGTTGCCGTTAGTGCCAGTGTTTGCTTTTTTGGGGGCATCGTGGCAAATTCTAAATCATTTTTTTATAAGAGAAAAAAGATATTATAATATTAGTAGCTACAATGTTGTACAAAGCATAACTAACGCATCGGTAAAATGTTTTCTTGGGATAAAAGGATTTGTTAAAACGGGCTTGATAATAGGACAGTTATCTGCTCAATTTTTAGCTTTAACAATAAGTGTATTGTTGGGGCAAAAAGCTTTTAAGGGATTTTTCAGTATTGATAGGAGTTTGATAAAAGAAGTGGCAAAAGAGTATTCTAATTTCCCTAAATTTTCTCTGCCTCACGGTCTTTTGAATATATTAAATTTGCCTGTTTTGATTTTGCCTTTTTATTTTGATATGGAATTGGTGGGATTGTTTTCGTTGGCAATCACAATAGGGCAAAGTCCGGTAGTTCTACTTGGCGGTTCGGCTTACCAAACATTATTACAGCGAATTTCTAAAAAAGTGCAGACGTTACAAAATATAAAAACAGATTGTATCAAGTTTTGTAAAACTTGTAGTTTTGTGCTTGTTCCTCTTCTAATTCTATTTATGTTTATTCCAGAAGGAGTATTTACTTGGGCATTTGGAGCTGAGTGGAGTGGAATAGGTCTTGTGTTTAAGCTCATAGCACCTTGGTTGTTTGTTCGTTTACTTGTAAATGCATTGTCTTTTATCCCAGATATATTTTTCAAACAAAAAACAACTATGATAATAGAAGTGTTTTTTGTTTTGTCTCGAATAGGCGTTTTGTTTGTTGGTGTTTATTTTAATAGCTTTATCTTGTCGGTAGCTTTATTTTGCATTTTGTCGTTTGCTGTTATACTGGGTAAGCTTATTTGGTATTTTTATTTAATTGGAAAATATGAATTGTCATTAAAATAA